A DNA window from Chryseobacterium sp. MEBOG06 contains the following coding sequences:
- a CDS encoding chloride channel protein — MKINRRRRLIRTFNLLDQPITFNPFVFSRTFFMWAITGLVGGIIAGGYWIVLEYFTEFLSGFQGWQVIPTMAICGLLAGLVIHFIGDPGEIHLIVNNIRFNKGKLDPKNNPSMILSSLFCVASGGSLGPEAPLVQVTGSTGTWLGKIFRLKGEELRSLSIAGMASGFTALFGAPLGGSLFSLEILHHKHAVEYYRAIIPALVASCFSYLMFALIIHLGIGATWDLKAYHYTGAYDFAYAIAFGIVGTLFGWIFIFVVKFFKKAFEYRKFPIYIKTFVGGIILGIIAYNFPITRYFGHHEINQLIGGNFGLKFLILVLIFKILAIAITVTSGWRGGFIIPLFFVGTTLGLIIHTIFPGVDTTLAIVSCMAAINACVTRTPMSTTIILGTLTGFTYFVPILFASLTGYFLAPKIPFIGSQSEKLVEE, encoded by the coding sequence ATGAAAATCAATAGAAGGCGGCGGTTAATACGAACATTCAACCTTTTAGATCAACCCATTACATTTAATCCTTTTGTATTCAGCCGTACTTTTTTTATGTGGGCTATTACTGGTCTCGTAGGAGGTATTATTGCCGGCGGATATTGGATTGTGCTGGAATATTTTACAGAATTTCTTTCGGGATTTCAAGGGTGGCAGGTGATTCCTACCATGGCAATCTGTGGTCTGTTGGCAGGATTGGTCATCCATTTTATTGGTGATCCGGGAGAAATTCATCTGATTGTCAATAATATCAGATTCAATAAAGGAAAACTTGATCCGAAGAACAACCCTTCCATGATTTTGTCATCCCTTTTTTGTGTGGCTTCAGGAGGAAGTTTAGGTCCGGAAGCTCCTTTGGTACAGGTGACAGGCTCTACAGGAACATGGCTGGGGAAAATTTTCAGATTAAAAGGAGAAGAATTACGCTCTTTAAGTATTGCAGGGATGGCTTCAGGCTTTACAGCTCTGTTTGGCGCTCCTCTGGGAGGAAGTCTTTTTTCATTGGAAATCCTGCATCATAAGCATGCCGTGGAATATTACAGGGCCATTATTCCCGCATTGGTGGCAAGCTGCTTCAGTTACCTTATGTTTGCTTTAATTATCCATCTCGGAATAGGAGCAACCTGGGATCTGAAAGCTTATCATTATACAGGGGCATATGATTTTGCCTATGCCATAGCTTTTGGAATTGTAGGAACACTGTTTGGATGGATTTTTATTTTTGTAGTTAAGTTCTTCAAGAAAGCTTTTGAGTACCGAAAATTTCCGATCTACATTAAAACATTTGTGGGCGGGATCATTTTGGGAATTATCGCTTATAACTTTCCAATTACAAGATATTTTGGACATCATGAAATCAATCAGCTGATCGGTGGAAATTTTGGTCTGAAATTTCTAATCTTAGTTTTGATCTTTAAAATACTGGCAATTGCGATTACCGTAACCTCCGGATGGAGGGGTGGTTTTATCATTCCATTGTTCTTCGTGGGAACCACTTTGGGATTAATTATCCATACAATTTTTCCTGGAGTAGACACTACCTTGGCGATTGTAAGCTGTATGGCCGCCATCAATGCCTGTGTGACGAGAACTCCTATGAGTACAACGATTATTTTGGGTACACTTACCGGATTTACTTATTTTGTACCCATATTATTCGCCAGCCTGACAGGATATTTCCTTGCTCCAAAAATTCCGTTTATCGGATCACAGTCTGAAAAATTGGTTGAAGAGTAG
- a CDS encoding hydroxymethylglutaryl-CoA reductase, degradative, protein MNHKPIEGFSKLPKQGKIDWLVNEYLEGNHEYQNILKQYWNEDADLQKLHDEFSENTISNFYMPYGIAPNFLIDGKLLALPMAVEESSVVAAASKAAKFWIDKGGFKTTIINTEKLGHTHFIFNVESHKLLHFFNFSLKKKLLEATEDITSNMRKRGGGILNISLVDKTADMPNYYQLKASFDTVDSMGANFINSCLEQFGKTLRQEVATSEDFTQDEKNSLQIVMNILSNFTPDCIVRAEVSCKMEDLKDDSGISPEEFASKFKQAVTIAEIEPYRATTHNKGVMNGVDAVVIATGNDFRATEACAHAYAARDGQYRSLTHCTTDNGVFRFWIDLPISVGVVGGLTNLHPLVKFSLALLGKPSAQELMSILAVSGLAQNFGALRSLVTTGIQKGHMKMHLLNILNQLGATEEEKQHFVAYFKDKTVSHHEVINEFNRMRGN, encoded by the coding sequence ATGAATCATAAACCAATCGAAGGGTTTTCCAAGCTTCCAAAACAGGGGAAAATCGACTGGCTCGTAAACGAATACCTTGAAGGAAATCACGAATACCAAAATATATTAAAACAATATTGGAACGAAGATGCAGACCTTCAGAAACTTCACGACGAATTTTCTGAAAATACCATCTCCAATTTTTATATGCCCTACGGAATTGCTCCAAACTTTTTGATTGACGGAAAGCTATTGGCACTTCCCATGGCAGTTGAAGAAAGTTCAGTAGTAGCAGCTGCTTCGAAAGCTGCAAAATTCTGGATTGATAAAGGCGGTTTTAAAACAACAATCATCAATACAGAAAAGCTAGGGCATACCCATTTTATATTCAATGTAGAATCTCACAAACTTTTACATTTCTTTAATTTCAGCCTAAAGAAAAAACTGCTTGAAGCTACAGAAGATATTACATCCAACATGAGAAAACGTGGAGGAGGTATTTTAAATATAAGTCTGGTGGATAAGACTGCAGATATGCCGAATTATTACCAGTTGAAAGCAAGCTTCGATACCGTAGATTCTATGGGCGCAAACTTTATCAATTCGTGTCTTGAACAGTTTGGAAAAACATTGAGACAGGAAGTGGCAACCAGCGAAGATTTTACACAGGATGAAAAGAACTCTTTACAGATCGTAATGAATATTCTTTCCAACTTTACACCTGACTGTATCGTGAGAGCTGAGGTTTCCTGTAAAATGGAAGATTTAAAAGATGACAGCGGAATTTCTCCTGAAGAATTTGCATCCAAGTTCAAACAGGCGGTTACCATTGCCGAAATTGAACCTTACCGTGCAACTACTCACAATAAAGGAGTGATGAACGGTGTAGACGCTGTAGTGATTGCTACAGGAAATGACTTCAGAGCTACTGAAGCCTGTGCTCATGCTTATGCTGCCAGAGACGGACAATACAGATCTCTGACGCATTGTACAACTGACAATGGTGTTTTCAGATTCTGGATTGATCTCCCGATCTCTGTAGGAGTAGTAGGAGGGCTGACCAATCTTCATCCTTTGGTAAAATTCTCTCTGGCATTATTAGGAAAACCTTCTGCACAAGAATTAATGAGTATTCTCGCCGTTTCAGGATTGGCTCAGAATTTTGGAGCATTACGTTCTTTAGTCACTACGGGAATTCAGAAAGGTCACATGAAAATGCACTTATTGAATATTTTGAACCAACTGGGCGCTACAGAAGAAGAAAAACAGCACTTTGTTGCCTATTTTAAAGATAAGACCGTAAGCCATCATGAAGTGATCAATGAGTTTAACCGAATGAGAGGAAACTAA
- a CDS encoding TIGR03915 family putative DNA repair protein, which translates to MITMIYDGSFDGILTAVFEVFEYRYKEVEIFRKSHFHQKNIFAEIHEVVTQNDKSERVLNKLEDNIGKSGIHKLLKVFLSEEAESEQLILSAVQQSIKHPMENILENYADRDILKISKICKSVDRERHRMTAFVRFEKMLDGVFFAKIDPDFDVLPLIRKHFKDRYQDQKWMIYDLRRNYGILYDLENCDFFYPDEKLDLNKYHEKFHDDENRYQTLWQRYFTKTNIVERKNLKLHIQHVPKRYWKYLTEKW; encoded by the coding sequence ATGATTACAATGATTTATGACGGAAGTTTTGACGGAATTTTAACCGCGGTATTCGAAGTTTTTGAATATCGTTATAAAGAGGTTGAAATATTCAGAAAATCGCATTTTCACCAGAAGAATATTTTCGCTGAAATTCACGAAGTAGTTACGCAGAATGATAAATCGGAAAGAGTTTTAAATAAACTCGAAGACAATATAGGTAAATCAGGAATTCATAAGTTACTTAAGGTTTTCTTATCAGAAGAAGCGGAGTCAGAACAACTTATTTTGTCGGCTGTACAACAATCCATAAAACACCCGATGGAAAATATACTTGAAAATTATGCCGACCGTGATATTTTAAAAATATCAAAAATCTGCAAATCTGTAGATCGTGAAAGACACCGGATGACTGCTTTTGTCCGTTTTGAAAAAATGCTGGATGGCGTTTTCTTTGCGAAAATAGATCCGGATTTTGATGTACTTCCACTGATCAGAAAACATTTTAAAGACCGCTACCAGGATCAGAAATGGATGATCTACGATTTGCGAAGAAACTATGGTATTCTTTATGATCTGGAAAACTGCGATTTCTTCTACCCTGATGAGAAATTGGACCTCAATAAATATCATGAGAAATTTCATGATGATGAAAACCGTTACCAAACCCTTTGGCAGAGATATTTTACCAAAACCAATATTGTTGAAAGGAAAAATCTTAAACTTCATATTCAACATGTCCCGAAAAGATATTGGAAGTACCTGACCGAAAAGTGGTAA
- a CDS encoding winged helix-turn-helix transcriptional regulator → MHTKETCQRSIRALKDTLDVVGGKWKLVLVTVLMSGKRRFGELSREVGITPRILSKELQELEVNGLVSRTVLDTKPVTVEYELTPYSKSLQEVLTSMEKWGESHREKTIREMQEDNSEYHK, encoded by the coding sequence ATGCATACTAAAGAAACATGTCAGAGATCTATCCGTGCGCTTAAAGATACATTGGATGTGGTAGGAGGCAAATGGAAATTGGTACTGGTCACAGTTCTGATGAGTGGGAAAAGGAGGTTTGGAGAATTATCCCGTGAAGTGGGGATTACGCCCCGTATCTTATCTAAAGAATTGCAGGAGCTGGAAGTCAATGGTCTTGTAAGCAGGACGGTTCTTGATACGAAGCCTGTTACGGTGGAATATGAACTTACTCCGTACAGTAAAAGCTTACAGGAAGTACTGACTTCCATGGAAAAATGGGGTGAAAGCCATAGAGAAAAAACGATTAGGGAAATGCAGGAAGACAATTCCGAATACCATAAATAA
- a CDS encoding putative DNA modification/repair radical SAM protein → MNFERLKEKLEILADAAKYDVSCSSSGGTRKNKKGALGDSSVSGICHTYTEDGRCVSLLKILLTNHCIYDCAYCVSRSSNDIKRAAFTVEEVVDLTINFYRRNYIEGLFLSSGIFKNADTTMERLVRVAKKLRVEENFNGYIHLKSIPGASDELMQEAALYADRLSVNIEIPTESGLKLLAPEKNRQDMINPMRYIQKGITQYQDEKKVLKKVPKFAPAGQSTQMIVGATNENDLQIIKVADHFYKNFNLKRVYYSGYVPVLEDKRLPSLTTEVPMLRENRLYQSDWLMRFYGFKAEEILDPNVPFLDLEVDPKLSWALRNLHHFPINLQTADYQMILRIPGIGVKSAQKIISARRFQILTMDHLKKLGAAVNRAKYFIDFNTGNAYLKYLTDKNFRKLLVGGSSSKFHNQFSQQLSLF, encoded by the coding sequence ATGAATTTTGAACGCCTGAAAGAAAAGCTCGAAATCCTTGCCGATGCAGCGAAATATGATGTTTCCTGCTCTTCCAGCGGAGGGACCAGAAAAAATAAAAAAGGGGCTTTAGGAGACAGTTCCGTAAGCGGAATTTGTCATACCTATACGGAAGACGGAAGATGTGTTTCTCTTCTTAAAATTCTATTGACCAACCATTGTATCTATGATTGTGCTTACTGTGTTTCCAGAAGTTCAAATGATATTAAAAGAGCAGCTTTTACAGTTGAAGAAGTGGTAGATCTTACAATTAATTTTTACCGTAGAAATTATATTGAAGGCTTGTTTTTAAGCTCAGGAATTTTCAAAAATGCAGATACCACTATGGAACGGCTCGTAAGAGTAGCCAAAAAGCTGCGTGTGGAAGAGAATTTTAATGGCTATATTCATTTGAAATCTATTCCAGGGGCAAGCGACGAGCTGATGCAGGAAGCTGCACTATATGCAGACCGATTATCTGTAAATATTGAAATTCCAACGGAAAGCGGATTAAAATTGTTAGCTCCTGAGAAAAACAGACAGGATATGATCAACCCGATGCGCTACATTCAGAAAGGAATCACCCAATATCAGGACGAGAAAAAAGTTTTGAAAAAAGTTCCCAAGTTTGCTCCGGCAGGACAGTCTACACAGATGATTGTAGGAGCCACTAACGAAAATGATCTGCAGATCATCAAAGTTGCCGATCATTTTTATAAAAATTTTAATCTGAAAAGGGTGTATTATTCCGGTTATGTTCCTGTTTTAGAAGATAAAAGACTGCCTTCTTTAACTACCGAGGTACCTATGCTTCGTGAAAACCGTTTGTATCAGTCGGATTGGCTGATGAGATTTTATGGTTTTAAAGCGGAAGAAATCTTAGATCCAAACGTTCCTTTTCTTGATCTGGAAGTAGATCCGAAATTAAGCTGGGCTCTACGGAATTTGCATCACTTTCCGATCAACCTTCAGACTGCGGATTATCAGATGATTTTAAGAATCCCGGGAATAGGAGTAAAATCTGCCCAGAAGATTATCAGTGCAAGAAGGTTTCAGATTTTAACGATGGATCACCTCAAAAAACTGGGAGCAGCAGTGAACCGGGCTAAATATTTTATTGATTTTAACACCGGAAATGCTTATCTGAAATATCTGACGGATAAAAACTTTAGAAAACTGCTTGTAGGGGGAAGCTCTTCCAAGTTTCACAATCAATTTTCTCAGCAGTTGAGTTTGTTTTGA
- a CDS encoding TolC family protein, with protein MRKRSKFLFILIISFFQYGQAQDSLSISSKEFISIVKNYHPLALKYQLQNKIAHAEITKARGSFDPVLGGKLGEKNIDGLQYYRQKNIELGIPIWYGIDVTTGYHYLDGEKLNSSETKGGLYSMGISVPLAKNLLYDKRRAMLDQAKFALKMTQAEQTVLTNELLLDAENTYWEWVKSFEIYQLQTKAVEISRKRLNLTQKTFEYGERAAIDTTEAASQLQNFEIQQKEAFLDFIKNTQQLQLFLWKDNLEIYEISQFIYPADQLSDHIAYSDFEFLLQEIQTKETASHWSVHYYNQKQYILESERKLKWQSFLPKIDFTYNFFNKESYRADYLPLFESNFQYVLKLEISLFQREAKAHYQIAKIKIEQNQLDTELKKRELTTKIETYKNELLNYHTQISLSQNNLVNYQKLLTAEETKYTNGESSLFLINSRENKMIEAQEKFISAKTKFLKSFNKLKWLKENFSL; from the coding sequence ATGAGAAAACGAAGTAAATTTCTTTTTATTCTGATCATCTCTTTTTTTCAATATGGTCAGGCTCAGGATTCTTTAAGTATTTCATCAAAGGAATTCATTTCGATAGTCAAAAATTATCATCCGCTGGCATTGAAATATCAGCTGCAGAATAAAATAGCTCACGCAGAGATTACCAAAGCGAGAGGAAGCTTTGATCCTGTTTTGGGAGGAAAGCTTGGCGAAAAAAATATTGACGGACTACAGTACTACAGACAGAAAAATATTGAACTGGGTATTCCCATCTGGTACGGAATTGATGTGACAACGGGATATCATTACCTGGATGGCGAAAAGCTGAATTCCAGTGAAACCAAAGGAGGGCTTTACAGTATGGGGATTTCTGTTCCTTTGGCTAAAAATCTTTTGTATGATAAACGAAGAGCGATGCTGGATCAGGCAAAGTTTGCTTTAAAAATGACACAAGCTGAGCAGACTGTATTAACCAACGAACTTCTTCTTGACGCTGAAAACACCTATTGGGAATGGGTAAAAAGCTTCGAAATCTACCAGCTGCAGACGAAAGCAGTTGAAATCAGCAGAAAGCGTCTGAACCTTACTCAAAAGACTTTTGAATATGGAGAAAGAGCTGCTATAGATACCACTGAAGCGGCCTCTCAGCTGCAAAACTTTGAAATTCAGCAGAAAGAAGCTTTTTTAGACTTTATCAAAAATACCCAGCAGCTACAGTTATTTCTCTGGAAAGATAATCTAGAGATCTATGAAATTTCTCAGTTTATTTATCCCGCAGATCAGCTTTCGGACCACATTGCTTATTCGGATTTTGAATTTCTTTTACAGGAAATTCAGACAAAAGAAACTGCCAGTCATTGGTCTGTGCATTATTATAATCAGAAACAGTATATTTTAGAAAGTGAACGTAAACTGAAATGGCAGAGCTTTCTTCCTAAAATTGACTTTACTTATAACTTTTTCAACAAAGAAAGTTACCGTGCAGATTACCTCCCACTCTTTGAAAGTAATTTTCAATATGTTTTAAAACTTGAAATCTCCTTATTCCAAAGGGAAGCCAAAGCTCATTATCAAATAGCCAAAATTAAAATAGAACAAAACCAGCTTGATACTGAACTCAAAAAAAGAGAACTTACCACTAAAATTGAAACGTATAAGAACGAGCTTTTGAATTATCATACTCAGATAAGTCTTTCACAAAATAATCTTGTGAATTATCAAAAGCTTCTTACCGCAGAAGAAACAAAGTATACGAACGGTGAAAGCTCACTTTTCCTTATCAATTCGAGAGAAAATAAAATGATTGAGGCACAGGAAAAATTCATTTCCGCCAAAACGAAATTTCTCAAAAGTTTCAATAAGCTTAAATGGCTGAAAGAAAACTTCTCTTTATAA
- a CDS encoding DUF423 domain-containing protein, which translates to MKTITLVFGAVYGMVSVILGAFGAHALKKILAVERLESFETGVRYQMYAAFFLLIIGYILKFETSAEKWTSILMIAGTLLFSLSIYFLSMQDYLGVNLKFLGPITPLGGLMMILSWGMLIFYFAKNKI; encoded by the coding sequence ATGAAAACAATTACTTTAGTTTTTGGAGCAGTTTACGGAATGGTATCTGTAATCCTGGGTGCATTCGGAGCGCATGCTTTAAAGAAAATACTGGCTGTGGAAAGACTGGAAAGTTTTGAAACAGGAGTAAGATACCAGATGTACGCAGCATTTTTCCTGCTGATCATCGGATATATCTTAAAATTTGAAACATCAGCTGAAAAATGGACTTCAATTTTAATGATTGCAGGAACTCTTTTATTCTCACTGAGCATTTACTTTTTGAGTATGCAGGATTACTTAGGAGTGAATCTTAAATTCTTAGGCCCTATTACTCCGCTTGGTGGTCTGATGATGATCTTAAGCTGGGGAATGCTTATTTTTTACTTTGCTAAAAATAAAATTTAA
- a CDS encoding HlyD family secretion protein → MELQSFDKIYHIHKKSRVKRWFLFIFIGGIITLFLPWTQNIKVKGNVTSLYQEQRPQQLHSPIPGKIIRWNVKNGDYVKKGDTLLQLSEVKEDYLDPLLVQRTQEQVDAKKGVRNFYEAKVGTVKNQIQALHSARDLRLNQLKIKTSQLNNKLAGEKAELEAATNELKLSEDQYIRQKKMYEEGLVSLTQFQQRNISYQNTIAKKTASENKTAQTQQEIINTGIEQNSVIQDYIEKLSKIEGDRFQSMGQIEGSEGDIAKLENQVANYKARQGLYFIIASQDGQVIQLNKAGIGEILKDGENIGTIVPTIVDYAVEIFIKPVDLPLVKEGQRIMCIFDGFPAIVFSGWPNSSYGTFAGKVVAVESNISSNGLFKALVTEDKEEKRWPPKIKMGAGVQGIAILNDVPVWYELWRNINGFPPDYYEVKNDQSGKYEKTK, encoded by the coding sequence ATGGAACTACAGTCATTTGACAAAATATATCATATCCATAAGAAATCAAGGGTAAAAAGATGGTTCTTATTTATTTTCATTGGAGGAATTATCACTTTATTTCTTCCCTGGACACAGAATATAAAAGTGAAAGGAAACGTAACTTCTCTTTATCAGGAACAGCGTCCACAGCAGCTTCACTCTCCTATTCCGGGGAAAATCATCAGATGGAATGTAAAAAATGGAGATTATGTAAAAAAAGGAGACACTTTGCTGCAGCTTTCAGAAGTAAAAGAAGACTATTTAGACCCTCTTTTGGTACAGAGAACACAGGAGCAGGTGGATGCTAAAAAAGGAGTTCGAAATTTTTATGAAGCTAAAGTAGGAACCGTTAAAAACCAGATTCAGGCACTACACTCGGCAAGAGACCTAAGGCTCAATCAGTTAAAAATCAAAACCAGCCAGCTGAATAATAAACTTGCTGGTGAAAAAGCTGAACTTGAAGCAGCTACCAATGAGCTTAAACTATCTGAAGATCAGTATATCCGTCAAAAAAAAATGTACGAGGAAGGTTTAGTATCTCTTACTCAGTTTCAACAGAGAAATATCTCGTACCAAAATACCATTGCAAAAAAAACAGCTTCGGAAAATAAAACCGCCCAAACCCAGCAGGAAATTATCAATACTGGAATTGAACAAAATTCTGTGATTCAGGATTACATAGAGAAACTAAGTAAAATAGAAGGAGACCGTTTTCAAAGTATGGGACAAATAGAAGGAAGTGAAGGTGATATTGCCAAGCTTGAAAACCAGGTAGCCAACTACAAAGCCAGGCAGGGTCTTTATTTCATCATTGCCTCACAGGATGGTCAGGTAATACAGCTCAACAAAGCGGGGATTGGCGAAATTTTGAAAGATGGTGAAAATATAGGAACCATAGTACCCACTATTGTAGATTATGCTGTAGAGATTTTTATAAAACCGGTAGACCTTCCACTGGTTAAAGAAGGGCAGCGCATCATGTGCATCTTTGATGGTTTTCCTGCAATTGTATTTTCAGGATGGCCTAATTCCAGCTACGGAACATTTGCCGGCAAGGTGGTTGCTGTGGAAAGTAATATCAGCAGTAACGGACTTTTCAAAGCTCTGGTTACGGAAGATAAAGAAGAAAAAAGATGGCCTCCTAAAATTAAAATGGGAGCCGGAGTACAGGGTATTGCTATCCTCAATGATGTTCCTGTCTGGTATGAACTCTGGAGAAATATAAACGGTTTTCCACCTGATTATTATGAAGTAAAAAATGATCAATCCGGCAAGTATGAGAAAACGAAGTAA
- a CDS encoding pirin family protein, translating to MIQRTIKSVIQGSWRQGFLGKGHKALNVLENIPYQDSDPFIVFMDDDMNLPGGPPVGGPHPHAGIETLTLVLNGDEKDLLTGSLEIMSAGKGIIHTEEISTEKNVHYLQVWIVLPLDKRWTQPIFQKILLEDVPKIITDHYEIRIYSGSSNGLTSPVKDYTPFSLIDYHMKKNAHIVQEIPGDYNGLIYVLDGSVKISGRTVKTGQTGWLNKTGSDEESQLTFETGDQTARFVLYAGKPHNVSVVQHGPFVADSPEDISKLYREYRNGEMPHLNDLPESQRIQYFKE from the coding sequence ATGATACAACGAACAATAAAATCAGTAATACAAGGGTCATGGCGACAAGGTTTTTTAGGAAAAGGGCATAAAGCATTAAACGTATTGGAAAATATTCCTTATCAGGATTCTGATCCGTTTATTGTATTTATGGACGATGATATGAATCTTCCGGGTGGACCTCCGGTAGGCGGCCCCCACCCCCATGCAGGAATTGAAACATTAACCCTCGTATTAAACGGTGACGAAAAAGATCTTTTAACCGGCAGTCTTGAAATCATGAGTGCAGGAAAAGGCATTATTCATACAGAGGAAATATCAACAGAAAAAAATGTACATTACCTGCAGGTTTGGATTGTGCTGCCTCTTGATAAAAGATGGACGCAGCCAATTTTTCAAAAAATACTTTTAGAGGATGTTCCTAAGATCATCACCGATCACTATGAAATAAGAATTTATAGTGGCAGCAGCAACGGACTCACTTCTCCTGTTAAAGATTACACACCCTTCAGTTTAATAGACTATCACATGAAAAAAAATGCACATATAGTGCAGGAAATTCCGGGAGATTATAATGGTTTGATCTATGTATTAGATGGCTCTGTGAAGATTTCCGGAAGAACTGTAAAAACAGGTCAGACCGGATGGCTCAACAAAACAGGAAGTGACGAAGAGAGCCAGTTAACATTTGAGACAGGCGACCAAACAGCCCGCTTTGTACTTTATGCAGGAAAACCTCATAATGTTTCCGTGGTACAGCACGGACCATTTGTTGCCGACAGCCCTGAAGATATCTCAAAACTCTACAGGGAATACCGTAACGGTGAAATGCCACACCTCAACGATCTTCCTGAATCTCAGAGAATACAGTATTTCAAAGAATAA
- a CDS encoding DNA alkylation repair protein, with translation MTEKRKGAGSIKDIPADILKQLNQGRLETANLTEWLAVDQKILLESLLLQKNRTKYLKAVLENIDQLKKQTVNSINEAIGVGLLNLAVENHDQAFLSEISTHQSDLVRCWAAYAVGRNKNLNIGEKLNKIRAFASDTHFGVREICWMTVRPDISENLAEAISILSEWATHENENIRRFASESTRPRGVWCEHIAELKQNPGLGLEILEPLQSDSSRYVQDSVGNWLNDAGKSKPEFVIEICDEWLKENPAKETQYIVKKALRTISK, from the coding sequence ATGACGGAAAAACGAAAAGGAGCGGGCTCCATCAAAGATATTCCTGCAGACATTTTAAAGCAGCTGAACCAAGGCAGACTGGAGACGGCTAATCTTACAGAATGGCTGGCAGTAGATCAAAAGATTTTACTGGAAAGTCTGCTTCTGCAGAAAAACCGTACAAAATATCTGAAGGCAGTTTTAGAAAATATAGATCAGCTTAAAAAGCAAACGGTTAACAGCATCAACGAAGCCATTGGAGTAGGACTACTCAATCTGGCAGTCGAAAATCATGATCAGGCTTTTTTATCAGAGATTTCAACCCATCAGTCAGATCTGGTACGCTGCTGGGCTGCGTATGCTGTGGGAAGAAACAAGAATCTGAATATCGGAGAAAAATTAAATAAAATCCGTGCTTTTGCTTCAGATACTCATTTTGGAGTAAGGGAAATTTGCTGGATGACAGTACGTCCTGACATTTCAGAAAATCTTGCCGAAGCTATCTCCATCTTATCTGAATGGGCCACTCATGAAAATGAAAATATAAGGCGTTTTGCCAGCGAGTCAACAAGACCAAGAGGGGTCTGGTGTGAACATATAGCGGAATTGAAACAAAATCCGGGATTAGGATTAGAAATTCTGGAGCCACTACAATCTGATTCATCCAGATATGTGCAGGATAGTGTAGGAAATTGGCTTAATGATGCCGGTAAGTCAAAACCTGAGTTTGTCATAGAAATTTGTGATGAATGGCTTAAAGAAAACCCAGCAAAAGAAACCCAGTATATTGTAAAAAAAGCTTTACGAACCATCAGCAAATAA
- a CDS encoding energy transducer TonB, with the protein MIIIRKFFSLVACTLVTAAFAQNTRATLRKTVNSLYSDIRKKCGKDIEILDEKYKAIAGKSPNGSLSKADEQEYTKQFNTLKSSYSDCQNKNQPQKVEKLKSLLEQVEKENKEASSIKNNSPSSAAQPFSPDIIRNEVIKAFSGSELLENQDAPLKLRFNFIVDKDGIMKEVKVTGTDNEEIKLFSALNFYSIQKVFLPEMKNGEPIRNMYSLPVTLAIE; encoded by the coding sequence ATGATAATCATAAGAAAATTTTTTTCACTTGTAGCCTGCACGCTTGTTACTGCTGCTTTTGCTCAAAACACCAGAGCTACTTTACGAAAAACAGTCAATAGCCTTTACTCTGATATACGAAAGAAATGTGGGAAAGACATTGAAATTCTAGATGAAAAATATAAAGCAATAGCAGGGAAATCACCAAATGGAAGTCTCTCAAAAGCTGATGAGCAGGAATATACCAAGCAATTCAACACTTTGAAAAGCTCTTATTCTGATTGTCAGAATAAAAACCAGCCTCAAAAAGTAGAAAAGCTTAAATCATTGCTGGAACAAGTTGAAAAAGAAAATAAGGAAGCTTCTTCGATAAAAAACAATAGTCCTTCATCTGCTGCACAGCCGTTTTCACCAGACATTATCCGCAATGAAGTGATTAAAGCGTTTAGTGGAAGTGAACTTTTAGAAAATCAGGATGCCCCTCTGAAACTTAGATTTAACTTTATTGTAGATAAAGATGGTATCATGAAAGAAGTTAAAGTGACAGGAACAGATAATGAGGAAATTAAATTATTTTCTGCTTTGAATTTTTACTCAATCCAGAAAGTTTTTTTACCCGAAATGAAAAATGGCGAACCGATCAGAAATATGTATAGCCTGCCGGTTACCTTGGCAATAGAATAA